In uncultured Desulfovibrio sp., the sequence AACACGGCGTGCCCCGGCAGGGCCGGCAGGGACAGAACGCATGCCTTGTGTACGCAGCGCGGCAGGCTTTTGCCGGGCACGGGGCAGGACACCCGCGCCAGGCGCTGCCGTCCGCATCGTTCCGGCAGCGGCACCCGTGAGGCCGCCGGCAGCCCGGCCGCAGACGGTCGCGCCCTGTCTAGCGGTATCTGTCCAGAAAGTCCGCCACCCTGGCCTCGCTGTAATAGGGACTGCCGGCAGTGACAAAGCCCACATGCCCGCCATGGGGCGCCACTTCCAGAAACAGGCGGGCAGAATGCCGGGCGATCTGCCAGGGATAGCAGGTGGGCGCACAAAAGGGATCATCTGCGGCCATGAGCAGATAGGTGGGCACGCACAGGTGCGGCAGCACGGGCAGGGCGCTGTTTTCGCGCCAGTAGGTCAGGGCATCGGCATAGCCGTACAGCGGCGCCGTAAAGCGGGCATCGAATTCGCTGAAGGTGCGGAAGTGCTCGATGCCTTCCACAGAGGGAAACTGCGGGAAACGGGCCGCCTTCTGCCGGACCTTGGCACAGAGCGTGCGCAGAAAATAGCGCATGTACACGCGGCAGGACGGTCCGTCCATGACGCGCGCCGCTGCCGGAAGATCGCAGGGCACGGAAACCACGGCTGCCGCGCGCACGGCCTCCGGCACCGCCGGACCGGCCAGATAGCGGCAG encodes:
- a CDS encoding alpha/beta fold hydrolase — translated: MPILHSTYVAPCWARNAHVNTIWAAKMRRLHYPDTVQAAAIRRIRLETPDGDFLDVDEHRPTGLPRAVVVVSHGLEGHSRRRYVLGLAAELLRRGNLVMAWNMRSCSGEMNRTDRLYHMGQTDDLACVVAHAVQTGLPVLLAGFSMGGNQICRYLAGPAVPEAVRAAAVVSVPCDLPAAARVMDGPSCRVYMRYFLRTLCAKVRQKAARFPQFPSVEGIEHFRTFSEFDARFTAPLYGYADALTYWRENSALPVLPHLCVPTYLLMAADDPFCAPTCYPWQIARHSARLFLEVAPHGGHVGFVTAGSPYYSEARVADFLDRYR